In Kordiimonas sp. SCSIO 12610, the sequence TAGATAAAGAATGGCGTGCACGACACGGGCAATAAAGAAAATCCAGGCCCCCATCACCGTATAATCATTTGAAACACCGGCTGCGTTTGCAACCAAAATAGTTGGCGCAAAAAACATCATATTCTCCAGCATGTTATCCTTCAGGCGTGTCGCCCGCTTTCTAAACACACTTGGTTCCGGCAGGTCGTCACGCGGTCCTGCTTGTGCTTCAGCGCCGTTTTCCCGTATCCCGCGCGCTGCCGGAATTAACACCAAAACGAATGTCAGAATAACGCTATAGAGTAAAATATTCAGTTCAGTCGTCATCGACCCAATCAACGATCCCAGATTCATGTTTTTCCCCTTTTCTTTAGCTCCCAATCATCACTGAGCTTAAGATATCTTGGGATCAATGGAAAGGCCGTAAATTTTGCTGGACGTGTCACGAATTTTTCTTCAAAGAGAAATAGGGTTGCCTGATAAAACAGGCCAACTTGGGTCGGTGTTTAGGGGAATTTATCATGGCGGAATACAAAGATAGTGGCGTAGTTGGCATTGATGTCGGATGGGAAGAATGGGTTGCGCTCAAGCAGCTTGGCTTGCCAGCACTGAAGGCCAAGGTGGATACAGGGGCCAGAACATCAGCACTGCATGCGTTCACCATTCAGCCGTTTGGAAGTGAGGATAATCCCAAGGTTCGTTTTGGTATCCATCCCATTCCGGATCGGCCTGATTTTGAAGTGTATTGCTCCGCATCGGTTGTCGACAGGCGTGAGGTAACATCATCAAACGGGCAGGTAGAACTTCGGTATGTTATTGAAACGCCGATCACCATAGGCGGGAAAACATGGCCGGTGCAAATGACGCTGACCAACCGTGAAAATATGGCCTTTAAAATGCTGCTCGGTCGTCAGGCGATGGAAGAGGATGTGGCGGGCGAGGTAGTGTCGGTTCGCCCTGACGCCGCTAACCTGCAGGGTGAATTATCCTATGATCTCTATAAAACGCTGAAGAAGGCAAAACCGATCAGCAGACCGCTGCATATCGCTATTTTAACGCGGGAGCCCAATAATTATTCGAGCCAACGCATGAAAGAGGCTGCGGAGGCACGAGGCCATACTGTGGCACTTGTGGATACCAAACGATGTTACTTGAATATTCAAAGCCACGCGCCCGAAGTTCATTATGACGGCGCACCGCTTCCTGCCTTTGACGCAGTAATTCCAAGGATCGGTGCTTCGCTTACATTTTACGGAATGGCGGTTATGCGCCAGTTTGAAGCCATGGGGGCTTACTGTGTCAATACAGCCGCCGCGATTGGCGCATCGCGCGATAAATTGCAGGCGCATCAACTGCTGGCACTGCACCGCATTCCGATGCCGACAACCGCGTTTGCGAACCTGCCCAAAGATACGGATAGCCTAATTGAGCTTGTCGGCGGTGCGCCGCTTGTGGTGAAATTGCTTCAAAGTACGCAAGGGCGGGGGGTCGTGTTAGGCGAAACCAAGAAAGCGGCTGAGGCGGTAATAGGCGCTTTCCAGGGGTTAGACGCCAACTTTCTCGTGCAGGAGTTTGTGAAGGAAGCCGCGGGCGAGGATTTACGTTGTTTTGTGATTGGTAAACGCGTTGTCGCATCGATGATCCGTAAGGGAGAGGAGGGCGAATATCGCTCGAATCTTCACCGCGGTGGTGCTGCGAAGGCGGTGCGTATCACAAAGGCCGAGCGCGAAGTTGCGGTAAAGGCTGCGAAGGTCATGGGCCTTCGAGTTGCCGGTGTTGATATTCTTCGTACTAACGACGGACCTGCGGTTTTGGAAGTGAACAGTTCACCGGGGCTTGAGGGTATTGAAAAAGCATCGAAGAAAAATGTGGCTGATTTGATTGTCGATCATATTGAAAATAACGTGCGACCCGTTGTTGGTAAATTGACAACAAGCCGCCGTAAAAAGCCGTGATCGCAGTCATCGCTTTGTGATGTTGGGCATTGATTGATGTATGTCTATCGATCAATCAGTTTTATTTCGAAGGCAGCCAAGTGCTGAGGAACTTTATGCTGTTTCCCCCCATAATCTTGCGAATATCATCAGGGTCAATGCCGAGTGCAATCAGCTCAGTGGTTATGACCGCCAAATCATCGGCTGCGATACTTTCGGTTGATCCATCCCAGTCAGACCCCAAGGCGATATGATCGCTACCGACAAGGTCAATCCCATATTTAATCATCCCGGCGATTGATTGTGGGGACGGGTCGCATACCGCGCCGTCCCAGTAACCGAGTGCGATTAAGCCGCCCTTAGAAGCGATTTCCTTCATTAAATCATCAGGATAGTTTCGCGGGCTATCACAAAACCCTTTGAGCCCTGTATGGGAGATCACGACGGGGCGTGTGCTTAGGGCAAGGACATCACGTGCCATTGCTTCTGAGGCGTGAGCGAGGTCGATGATTATTTCTTTTTCATCCAGTTGCTGGATCACCTGTTTGCCAAAGTCGCTGAGGCCAAGACCATTTTTACCGTGAAGGGAACCCCCGAGCTCGTTATCAAAAAAGTGCGTTAAGCCAACCATACGAAAACCAGCGTCATACATGCGGGTAATATTGTCGATATTCCCTTCAAGCGGATGCGCGCCCTCGGTGCCCAATAAGGCACCAATGGGTTTGACCTGAGAGGTAGATCGATGGCGGCTGATCAGGAATTGCTGCAGGTCTTCTTTGGATTTGATCCAGATAAGCCCGCCATTTGAAGCAGTGATCAGGTTATCCAACTTCTGGGCCTGATAAAGCGCGCGTTCAAGGAGGCTGTTCCAGGTGCGGGTGGGCCAGCCCTGCACGATTGTAAGGGCGGTTATGCGGTCGCTATCGGCGCTGTTTTCCTCGTAATTTTGACCTTCAGGGGATTTTGTAACCGTTGTAAACATTTGAACGGCGATATTACCATCATTCAAACGGGGTAAATCCACATGGCCAAAATCATGACGGTTGAGGGCATTTCGGTCCCACAAAAGCGTGTCTGCATGCCAATCCATAATCAGCATGTCTTTATGAAGCGTTCGTGCCTCAATCGGTACTGTGAATGGTTCGTGGGGCCATATTTTGTTGGTGGTTTTGTCGATATATTCTGGCAGGAACAATCGCGTACCAACAATACCCGTTATCAGCAACGCAAGAATGATAAGTGGAATTTTCACAATCTTCGGCATTAAAGATGTTCCTGATAATCGACGGCAAACAAGTTAGAAAAAAATACGTTGTTGCTAACTTTAACCTGTTTCAGCGAGAATTAAAGACTTATTGCATTTCTGAAATTGTATGCCCCACTTTGTTCGCTAGGTAGACGCTCAACATTTTGACGTCGCTTTTTGTTTTTGTCTCATAACCAAATTCTTCGTAATCTTCTTTATCAAAATTGCCGAGAGTAATATTCAAATCCTTATCGTAAATGACTGTGTTTTCGGATGAAAATATTTTTAAATTTGCAATGAGGTGGCTTCGGTTGTTTGAGTGGGGAATTACATAGAAGGTATCATTGCGATAATGACCAATGTCGTTAGAGAAGAATGCGACAGGGTAACCATCAATCTTTATTTTTTTAATCTCGACCAAATATTTAGTTCTATTGATGCTGCGATTTTTTAAATTATGTTTGATAAGTAGATCTATAATCCTGGATAATTCGAATCTTTCAACATTGTTAAAGATTTCATGATCTAGAAATGGAAGTTTTTTATATCTTAGCCGTCGATGATTTTCTTTGATATTTAAACTTTGAACCCGCTGGCTAAGCTTTTTTGAATAAATTACGCTTTTTGATAAAGATACTGAGCTTTCAGCTATCGCTCCGTTATAATTAGACCCCAGGAAAAAAGTAACTAAAATTATAACTGTAATAGTTTGAAGTTTTGCCAAGAAATAATACATCATAATCCCCCCGTGATTATTTTTGCACGAATATACTGCGTCGTAGCAGTTGGTGCAACAATGACCGCGTCCCATCTATTTACCGCGAAGCCAACCTTCTCGGTATTATAACGTCTTTCTTGGGTTTCTTATAGTTTGAGTATGATTGTTCTTTTCGATAAATGCGCTGACCTCATTGGAAAATATCGAGGTAAGTTGCTTTACCTTGCTTTTGGTTTGACGTTGATATCCATGAATTTGATAATCGCTTTTATCGTAATTCTGGATATCCACTTTAATGTCATGCGTTGAAATTGCCCCACTAATCTTGTTAGTTAACTTCAGCTTGCCCTTTATATGAGGAGGCTCGGCATGAGTTCCAAAAAAGGTGTCAAATGGTCCTGAAAAGAAGGCGATGCTGTATTGATTGATTTTGATTTCTTCCAATTCTAGCGAGAGGTCTATGTCTCTAAGATCAATTCCTCTGGATTTCAGGTTGTGGCCTAAAAGCTGTTCGATAACTGTGGCCAATTCGAAACGTTCGATGTCATCAAAAATCGGGTCCTGAAGAAACGAATGCTTTTTGGACGTGTTTTTACGCTTATTCTCAAATGTGTTTAGGCTTCCAATTCGACGGGCAATTTTATCGCTATATGCCACTTTGATGGCTTGGAAGTTATTGTTTTTGTGGGGGCGACTTTCCGTGATTGTCTCGTTGGGATAAGTACTAGCAATTTTGTGAGCAACAGTATTTGCCAGCATTGTAAGGATGGATTTTAATCCCGTATCATCCCGAAAACCTATATAGCCGTATTTATGGTATTGGTTTATTCTAAAGTCATCTGGGTCGGTTTCAAGCTCAACAGTATCAATGATACTGCCATTGGGTGAAGTTATTTCCAAGGTTGCAGTTATTTGCTTTGGTTCACGATTCTCCGCTGAAATGTTTGTTTGCTGAGTTATGATATCCGCTTGGATTGAGGGGTAACCGTGCAGTCTGATAGCATTGATTTTGAGTGAATATTCAAAATCATAAACCCTGCGCTGCCTAAGTCCATGCCTTATAAGCGTTTCCAATACTTCATCAATTTCAAAGCGGCTTTTGCCAGCGAAGAGAGAGTGAGAAAGGAAGTTTCCGCCATTCACTGTTTCAGTCTGATTGATGACTGGGATATAGGGTTTTAAGGCATTTGAGAACTTTATATTAGAGCCATATGCTTCATGCTTCACTGCCTCATAGTATTCTTTATGATTTGTTTGTTTGTTCAATGAATATCGAGGGTGCGCATTTTCGTTCTTCAGCGCTTCCTGTATCGCTTCCGCTGCACGGTAACTGAAAACAGTGATCAGGCTTTTCATGCCTAAGACATCAATATAATCGCCTGGTTCTGAATTAAGATTCTTTAATTCTTGTGCAAGGTTGATATTTATTTTTTTCTTTGAGAGGACCTGCTCTTCATTGCCTAAAACTTCTAAACGTGCTGACAATGTTATTGATAAAAATCCATTATCAAAACAATCTGATGAACATGAAGACAAATTGTTGATTACTGCAATGCCATAACCCGGGACATTGATTCCCTTGATGTGCAAATTATATGAAACATCGTCAATACCACCGTCCCTCAGGTGATGTTCGATTAGCCTGGGGATAATTTCCGTTATGTCGAAGTCTGTAACGCCCTCAAATATGGGGAAGTCATAGTATGGATTGGCTTCAAGTTTCCTTTTTTGCATGGGTCTGGCGTCAAGTCGTGCTTCTTGTTTCGCTATGCTTCTTAGGTATCTTCTTAGACGGCTACTGAAGGTGATGTTGTAATTGATAGTGCTAAGGTTTTCGTTTTCCACCCCATCAGAGGCGGTTGCTATTGAATATTGCTCGAAGGTCGGTGTGATTGACGTGTCGGGCGTGGACGGCGAAAGCGGAAAATGTTCCGCGGATATTTGTTTTACCAACCCGTCTTTGATATCAAAACTCAAGTCAGCTGTTGGAACCGTATTTTCTGCCTGATAAATGCTTCGCTCAACATGCCAGTCATTTTCCTCGCTTTCTGGCGGTGTGGGCTGTGTTGAAGTGTTTGCAAAATTCTGATTGTTATCAGTTTCAAATTGGGTTTGAACCTTTTCAATAATCGTGTCCGAAGCGTCTGCAACAAAGGTGATATTGGGAACCGTTAGTGCGATTACCAGTATGACGCCAGCGGTCGACATAGATTTCATGACCTCTACCTGATCTAATCTTTGGCGTTTTGCCTTCAGCAGGGTTTTAATCCTATTGGGTAGCAAAGAGTTATTGCTGGCCATCATGGCGTGCAGATTACGTTCGCGCGTGCTGGATATATTTTGTGCACAAACATAGAGTGTTTCAGCAAGGTTTGTTGGTTCATTGGTATGTGCAATTGCCCATTGATCAGCATCAAATTCGGCAAGTTCTACCAATCGATTTCTCGCCAATAGAAAGAGGGGCTGGAAGAAACATAGTTTGTTCACAAACATAGTCGTCAGCAGCATTATAGGGTCGTTATTTGCGATATGGCCAAGCTCATGCGCCAATAAGCTTTCAAGCTGAACGGTTGGTAATTCGTCCTCAATCGCCCAAATAGGCAGGCAAATTTCGTGGTTTGATACGCAAACAGGGCTCTGTATATCGTGTGAGTATGTCAGGCGAATATGGCTTGTCAGGCCTGTTTTCGCCATCATGTTGTTGACAATATCATTTGCAATGTGGCTTGGCGGCACCTGCTTACGTTCGCCGAGCGCTCTATGGCTTTGGATATAGCTTATCAGGAAATACAGTATTCCGCCGCCAGTGATGAACATCCAAAGGGCCGTGATGAAATCAGCATAACTATATCTTGGCGAGGAATAGGGTGCAGATGGAATAGTAAGCGAGGCAGGCGTGTTGGGTAATTCGATATCCTGCCTCGCTCCCCCAATCAAGCTTTCACTGTCGAAAGCAGATTGAACCGGGTGGGGTTCAGTTGGTTTGTTTAATGACGGAATGAAACTGGTAGTTTTGAGGGCTTGAAAAACTGGTTCGGCTGCTTCTTTCTTAATTTCGATCGCTGATTCTGAAGTGAATGAAATTGGCAGAGTGGCGATGAAGCATGCCATGTATGCCGTTTTCCAGGCCAGCTTTCTTAGAGCCGTTGACTTTAGAATTTTTGTTTTTTCCGCGACCCATACACAACTAAAAACAATTGTACTGGTCAGTAGGAATTTAAAAAAGATTGCAAGAAAGGCCGTATTTGTGACTATGTCTATATTGATTGTATCCAGCATTTTTATTCCCCTTGATTTTTATTGTTATCAAGAAGAGAGCGGATTTCCTCCAGATCGTCGTCGCTGAATTCATTCTCACGAACGAGGTGTGCCAAAAGACTTGAAGCATTTCCCTTAAATAGGGTGGAAACAAGCGAAGAAACCATGTTTTGCTGAATATCTTCTTCGCTTACAATAGCTTTGAAAATACGTTGTCGCCCACGCGGCTCGGATACAAGTACTCCCTTTTTCTCCAGCCTTGTTAAAATGGTTCCAACGGTTGTATGCGCCAGATTGAGCTCTTTGATATGGTGTTGCACATCTTTTGCAGACCCTTCGCCGAGTTCCCATAGGGCGCGAACGATCTGATACTGCTGATCACTAAGCTTGATGTTTTTGGACATAGAACACTCCCAATCGCTACATGTGTAGTAGAGATTGCTACACATGTAGTAGATAGTCAAGGATTAAATGTCTATGCAATTATTTTGATACTTTTAAGTGTATGCTAGGTTGCTGACTTGAATAGGATAAATGAAAAAGCCCGCAGAAATATTCTGCGAGCTTTCATGAAATACAACAAAGTGTTCAGTTGTTTTAAAGTCGATCTATTGTTTTTCCACAATCAGACTACCGATGGAATAGCCCGCACCAAACGAGCAGATGATCCCGCGGTCGCCGCTTTTAAGGTCGTCACGATTTTTGTGGAAGGAAAGAATGGAACCAGCACCCGCTGTGTTTCCAAACGTATCTAAAACTGTCGGCGCTTCGTGTGCTTCAGGTTCCCGGCCTAATAGTTTCTTAGCGGCATACATATTCATATTGATGTTCGCCTGATGCAACCACATACGCGAAAGGTTTTCGACGGTGAAATTCATGCCTTTTAATTGACGTGTGATAAAATCGGTTACAAGCGGCAAAAGTTCTTTGAACACTTTACGCCCTTCCTGAACGAAGAACATATCATCTCGCAGCATGCTATCATCATCAAGGCGTGTCATCGGGCCATAATTGGAGCGAATATTATTAGAATATTGGGTTTCCGCCATAGTATCCAAAATCAACCAGCTCTCACGGCCTTCTTTTACAAGGTCAGCACGCTCAAGGACGACGGCAGTTGCCACATCACCGAAAATAAAGTGACTGTCGCGGTCACGGTAATTCACCATTGTAGAGAAAATTTCCGGATTGATCATCAGAACACGGTTCGCGATCCCGCTCTTGATCGCGTTCACTGCATTAATGATGCCGTATGTCGCTGACGAGCACCCCATGACCATGTCAAATGCAGAACCCTTGGTGCCAAGATGGTGTTGAATTTCAATGCCAATTGCGGGGAAGGCGCGCTGCATTACGGCGCTTGAGCACACAATCTGATCAATTTCGCCGGCGTCCAATCCTGCCTGCGAAAGTGCAGCCTTAGCCGCTTCAATACCCATATGGGCCTGTAGGCATGGATCTTCAGTTGTGCCATGTCCGCCCTCGGGCATTTTTGACATCATGCGATTAAGGTCCATTACGCCGTCAACATCGACAAGATTTCTGGATTTAATCCCTGACGCTTTTTCAACGAAGGCAGCGCTTGAATATTGTTTTGCAGTAATACGGCCCGCATCAATATCGGCTTTATGTTCTTCGTTAAATTGATCTACATGAGCATTGAAGGCTTCAACAAGCTCTTCGTTAGTGATTTTGTTTTCAGGTACAAAGATACCCGTACCTGTGATCGCTACATCAACCATTTATCCGACATCCCTTATTTTATCATGTCATCGGGTTATACGTAATCGCCTTAAACCACCCATCAAGCTTACTGGAGTTAGTGCGAACGCATAGCTATATAGGCTTTTTAATCTTAGTCCAACCCCCGTTTGACGGATTTATGAAACTTTGTTGAATGTGATGATGTTTGTAAAAAATAGGCTGTGATCGAAAAAAAGACTGTGCTATCAAGCCATTATGTCTGTTTGGGGTAAAATAATTGGCACAACAGCCGGAATTGCACTTGGAGGCCCTTTGGGGGCTTTGCTCGGGCTTACGCTTGGGGCTGCGGTGGATGCTGGGATCGAGAAAACTGTAGAGGACGATTCTACAGGGACCCGTAACATTACCTTTACCATCGGGGTTATTGCGCTGGCTGCTAAAATGGCGAAGGCGGATGGCCGTGTGACCCGCGATGAGGTTGATGCCTTTAAAGCCATTTTCCGAGTGCCGGCTGAGGAAATGAAGAATGTTGGCCGTGTGTTTGATATGGCGCGCCAGCATACAGCAGGGTTTGAAGCCTATGCCCGTCAGGTGGAAAAAACCATGCGCGGCAATAAAGGCGTGCTTACTGACCTGCTGGACTCTTTGTTTTATATTGCTAAAGCTGATGGGCATGTGCACCCGAAAGAGTTGGAATATATAGAGGTAGTCGCCGGCATTTTTGGCCTCACGGGGATCGAAATTCGCTCGCTCCTTGATCGTCATGTTGGGCCCGATCCGGATAGCCCTTATACGATATTGGGTGTTTCCGCTGATATTAGTGACGAAGACTTGAAAAAGCGATACCGTCAACTTGTTCGTGAAACACACCCGGACCGCATGATCGCAGAGGGTGTTCCAAGCGATTTTATCGCCGTTGCAACACGCCGTGCGGCAGAGATTAACACGGCCTATGATAAAATTATGGCGGAAAGGTCAAAATCCTGAGATAAGGAGTTTCATGTTTTGCGTGTTGGCTCCGCATTGTTCACTTCACCGTCTTTTGCTTAATCATTCTTGAAAGAATAAAATCATGGCGCTGCGCGATATTATATTGGTGATTATTGTTAATATCGCATGGGGGCTTAATTTTATCGCGGTTTTGTTCGCGGTTGATGGGTTCCCGCCGTTGCTTGCAAATACTATTCGTTTCGTAAGCGTTGTCGTATTTTTGCTGCCGTTTTTGAAAATCATTCCCGGCAGAATGAAGGATATGATGACGATTGCCTTTGTCATGGGTGTTGTTCATTTCGGCGCGATCTTTATTGGCATGAGCAAAACAGAGGAAGTCAGCACAATCGCGATTGTTGGTCAGCTTAGTGTGCCATTTGCAACCCTGATGTCTGTTTTGATGCTGGGGGAAAGCGTTGGGTGGAAGCGGGCGGCGGCTATCGTTCTAAGTTTCGCGGGGGTTATTATCCTTGGGTTTGATCCCAAAGTTTTTGGCTATATTGATGCTGTGCTTTGGATTGTTTTTTCGAGCTTTATATACGGTGTGTCAACGGTTCTCATGCGACGCCTTAAGGACGTTCGGGCCACGACAACACAGGCATGGATCGCTGTTGGCGGTATTATCGGTTCGCTTATTCTATCATTACTTTGGGAAAGTGATCACATCAGGGTTATCCAAGCCGCTAGCCTGAGCGCTTGGGGCGGTGTGCTCTATAGTGCTATTGGCTCATCGATTATTGGGCATGGGGGCGTTAATTATCTTCTTCGTAAATATGAAGTGTCGGTTGTTGCACCTTATTTGCTGATGACTCCCTTTTTCGCCATATTAGGGGGTATAGTCTTCCTTGGTGAGGCGCTTACGTGGCGGGTTATCGTTGGCGGCGCCATGACGCTATTGGGTGTTTTAATCGTAACACTAAGGAACAAGGCACGCGTTGAAGAAGAATTGGATGCAGAGGGCCTCAATAACGAAACATCGCATCAGGTACGTTGAAGAAAAATCATGACAATACGGCCTTACCCATCGCCAAATTATAATGATCGCCCCGGCAACTGTCAGCCTGATATGGTTGTGCTGCATTATACCGGAATGGAAACAGGGCAGGGCGCATTGGAGCGACTATGTGACCCAAAGGCAGAAGTTTCCGCGCATTATCTGATCGAAGAAAGCGGGGAAACTTATCAGTTAGTTGAACCGGATAAACGTGCGTGGCACGCAGGAATTTCCCATTGGCAGGGGCGTGATAATTTAAATCATTATTCCATCGGCATTGAATTGGTGAACCCTGGCCACGAATTTGGCTATCGTTCCTTTCCCGAGACACAGATTGCGTGTTTGCTTGAATTGCTGCAAACGCTTAAGCAGCGTTACGGGATAAAAAAGCATATGTATGTGGGGCACAGCGATATCGCCCCCGACCGTAAAGAAGATCCCGGTGAGAAATTTCCTTGGCAACAGCTTGCAAGTGAAGGTTTCGGCATTTGGTCGGAGGTGAACGGGAATAGCCAGCAAGCGTTACTTGACGATAGCGCCGCAGTCAGCCAGCGGGAAATGATTATCGTGTTGCAGGAAAAGCTGAGGTCAATTGGATATGGAATAGAGATTTCCGGTGTTTATGACAAGCTTACAACGGCGTGTGTTCGTGCATTTCAGCGGCGATGGCGTCAAAAACATGTGACTGGTGAATATGATGCTGGTACAGACCGTATAGTTAATGATATAATATATCAATATAGTCAGTTTTGAAGATGAAATTGCAGGGAAGGTTACGCCTCATTTTTATATTGGCGATCTTTTCTAATTTGGCAGGATAAGAAAAATGAGAAAAATAATTTTGACAGCGATCGCAGGCACAAGCTTGTTGGCAACAAC encodes:
- a CDS encoding MAPEG family protein, with translation MNLGSLIGSMTTELNILLYSVILTFVLVLIPAARGIRENGAEAQAGPRDDLPEPSVFRKRATRLKDNMLENMMFFAPTILVANAAGVSNDYTVMGAWIFFIARVVHAILYLTAVPKIRPLAWFASLIGIGMIMAQVL
- the rimK gene encoding 30S ribosomal protein S6--L-glutamate ligase, whose protein sequence is MAEYKDSGVVGIDVGWEEWVALKQLGLPALKAKVDTGARTSALHAFTIQPFGSEDNPKVRFGIHPIPDRPDFEVYCSASVVDRREVTSSNGQVELRYVIETPITIGGKTWPVQMTLTNRENMAFKMLLGRQAMEEDVAGEVVSVRPDAANLQGELSYDLYKTLKKAKPISRPLHIAILTREPNNYSSQRMKEAAEARGHTVALVDTKRCYLNIQSHAPEVHYDGAPLPAFDAVIPRIGASLTFYGMAVMRQFEAMGAYCVNTAAAIGASRDKLQAHQLLALHRIPMPTTAFANLPKDTDSLIELVGGAPLVVKLLQSTQGRGVVLGETKKAAEAVIGAFQGLDANFLVQEFVKEAAGEDLRCFVIGKRVVASMIRKGEEGEYRSNLHRGGAAKAVRITKAEREVAVKAAKVMGLRVAGVDILRTNDGPAVLEVNSSPGLEGIEKASKKNVADLIVDHIENNVRPVVGKLTTSRRKKP
- a CDS encoding dipeptidase; this translates as MPKIVKIPLIILALLITGIVGTRLFLPEYIDKTTNKIWPHEPFTVPIEARTLHKDMLIMDWHADTLLWDRNALNRHDFGHVDLPRLNDGNIAVQMFTTVTKSPEGQNYEENSADSDRITALTIVQGWPTRTWNSLLERALYQAQKLDNLITASNGGLIWIKSKEDLQQFLISRHRSTSQVKPIGALLGTEGAHPLEGNIDNITRMYDAGFRMVGLTHFFDNELGGSLHGKNGLGLSDFGKQVIQQLDEKEIIIDLAHASEAMARDVLALSTRPVVISHTGLKGFCDSPRNYPDDLMKEIASKGGLIALGYWDGAVCDPSPQSIAGMIKYGIDLVGSDHIALGSDWDGSTESIAADDLAVITTELIALGIDPDDIRKIMGGNSIKFLSTWLPSK
- a CDS encoding M56 family metallopeptidase yields the protein MLDTINIDIVTNTAFLAIFFKFLLTSTIVFSCVWVAEKTKILKSTALRKLAWKTAYMACFIATLPISFTSESAIEIKKEAAEPVFQALKTTSFIPSLNKPTEPHPVQSAFDSESLIGGARQDIELPNTPASLTIPSAPYSSPRYSYADFITALWMFITGGGILYFLISYIQSHRALGERKQVPPSHIANDIVNNMMAKTGLTSHIRLTYSHDIQSPVCVSNHEICLPIWAIEDELPTVQLESLLAHELGHIANNDPIMLLTTMFVNKLCFFQPLFLLARNRLVELAEFDADQWAIAHTNEPTNLAETLYVCAQNISSTRERNLHAMMASNNSLLPNRIKTLLKAKRQRLDQVEVMKSMSTAGVILVIALTVPNITFVADASDTIIEKVQTQFETDNNQNFANTSTQPTPPESEENDWHVERSIYQAENTVPTADLSFDIKDGLVKQISAEHFPLSPSTPDTSITPTFEQYSIATASDGVENENLSTINYNITFSSRLRRYLRSIAKQEARLDARPMQKRKLEANPYYDFPIFEGVTDFDITEIIPRLIEHHLRDGGIDDVSYNLHIKGINVPGYGIAVINNLSSCSSDCFDNGFLSITLSARLEVLGNEEQVLSKKKININLAQELKNLNSEPGDYIDVLGMKSLITVFSYRAAEAIQEALKNENAHPRYSLNKQTNHKEYYEAVKHEAYGSNIKFSNALKPYIPVINQTETVNGGNFLSHSLFAGKSRFEIDEVLETLIRHGLRQRRVYDFEYSLKINAIRLHGYPSIQADIITQQTNISAENREPKQITATLEITSPNGSIIDTVELETDPDDFRINQYHKYGYIGFRDDTGLKSILTMLANTVAHKIASTYPNETITESRPHKNNNFQAIKVAYSDKIARRIGSLNTFENKRKNTSKKHSFLQDPIFDDIERFELATVIEQLLGHNLKSRGIDLRDIDLSLELEEIKINQYSIAFFSGPFDTFFGTHAEPPHIKGKLKLTNKISGAISTHDIKVDIQNYDKSDYQIHGYQRQTKSKVKQLTSIFSNEVSAFIEKNNHTQTIRNPRKTL
- a CDS encoding BlaI/MecI/CopY family transcriptional regulator, with translation MSKNIKLSDQQYQIVRALWELGEGSAKDVQHHIKELNLAHTTVGTILTRLEKKGVLVSEPRGRQRIFKAIVSEEDIQQNMVSSLVSTLFKGNASSLLAHLVRENEFSDDDLEEIRSLLDNNKNQGE
- a CDS encoding beta-ketoacyl-ACP synthase III is translated as MVDVAITGTGIFVPENKITNEELVEAFNAHVDQFNEEHKADIDAGRITAKQYSSAAFVEKASGIKSRNLVDVDGVMDLNRMMSKMPEGGHGTTEDPCLQAHMGIEAAKAALSQAGLDAGEIDQIVCSSAVMQRAFPAIGIEIQHHLGTKGSAFDMVMGCSSATYGIINAVNAIKSGIANRVLMINPEIFSTMVNYRDRDSHFIFGDVATAVVLERADLVKEGRESWLILDTMAETQYSNNIRSNYGPMTRLDDDSMLRDDMFFVQEGRKVFKELLPLVTDFITRQLKGMNFTVENLSRMWLHQANINMNMYAAKKLLGREPEAHEAPTVLDTFGNTAGAGSILSFHKNRDDLKSGDRGIICSFGAGYSIGSLIVEKQ
- a CDS encoding molecular chaperone DjiA, with product MSVWGKIIGTTAGIALGGPLGALLGLTLGAAVDAGIEKTVEDDSTGTRNITFTIGVIALAAKMAKADGRVTRDEVDAFKAIFRVPAEEMKNVGRVFDMARQHTAGFEAYARQVEKTMRGNKGVLTDLLDSLFYIAKADGHVHPKELEYIEVVAGIFGLTGIEIRSLLDRHVGPDPDSPYTILGVSADISDEDLKKRYRQLVRETHPDRMIAEGVPSDFIAVATRRAAEINTAYDKIMAERSKS
- a CDS encoding DMT family transporter, translated to MALRDIILVIIVNIAWGLNFIAVLFAVDGFPPLLANTIRFVSVVVFLLPFLKIIPGRMKDMMTIAFVMGVVHFGAIFIGMSKTEEVSTIAIVGQLSVPFATLMSVLMLGESVGWKRAAAIVLSFAGVIILGFDPKVFGYIDAVLWIVFSSFIYGVSTVLMRRLKDVRATTTQAWIAVGGIIGSLILSLLWESDHIRVIQAASLSAWGGVLYSAIGSSIIGHGGVNYLLRKYEVSVVAPYLLMTPFFAILGGIVFLGEALTWRVIVGGAMTLLGVLIVTLRNKARVEEELDAEGLNNETSHQVR
- a CDS encoding N-acetylmuramoyl-L-alanine amidase, translating into MTIRPYPSPNYNDRPGNCQPDMVVLHYTGMETGQGALERLCDPKAEVSAHYLIEESGETYQLVEPDKRAWHAGISHWQGRDNLNHYSIGIELVNPGHEFGYRSFPETQIACLLELLQTLKQRYGIKKHMYVGHSDIAPDRKEDPGEKFPWQQLASEGFGIWSEVNGNSQQALLDDSAAVSQREMIIVLQEKLRSIGYGIEISGVYDKLTTACVRAFQRRWRQKHVTGEYDAGTDRIVNDIIYQYSQF